From the genome of Alicyclobacillus sp. SO9:
ATTCCGAATACCGCCACCTTACACATGTCTCCTTTCTTTTCCCCGCATCCAAAACTCTGTCAACACCCCGCTGATGAGCATGACACAGAGTGTGCTTGCTCCAATGACCAAGAGCAGACGCCAACCGTCTGTCTTTACTAATCCTCCATACTGGACAATCCCGGTGGCCGACGGGACGAAAAACAGCAGCATCTCCGCCAACAGCAGGTTTGCTCCGAGTTCAAACCACTCTACCTTTACGATTTTTAATTGCAAAAGAAGAAAAAGCACTACGAGTCCAATGAGACTAGCGGGTAGATGAAGGTGGGTCACACGAACGATGAGTTCTCCGAGGAGACTCATAAGTGTCAAGAGAGTTACTTGAAGTACTGTCTTCCCAACAGTCTTGAGTACTGCACTCAAGTTCATCACTTCCTGTGTTAATCTGCGCTGCATGGTGGGTGAGAGCTATATCGATACTAAATTATACAACCAACCTCTGCTTCTGATAAGCCGCTGGGACGTTGCATCTTAGCTTGCATTTGGACAAGGAAGCTCGGGAAGGGGGCATGAAGCAATTGTCTTGTGTTCTTCTCGGAAGGGGGTTATCCACACGATTGGAGATTATGGTTAACCTCTCTATCCACAAATCG
Proteins encoded in this window:
- a CDS encoding CidA/LrgA family protein: MSAVLKTVGKTVLQVTLLTLMSLLGELIVRVTHLHLPASLIGLVVLFLLLQLKIVKVEWFELGANLLLAEMLLFFVPSATGIVQYGGLVKTDGWRLLLVIGASTLCVMLISGVLTEFWMRGKERRHV